One genomic segment of Phyllopteryx taeniolatus isolate TA_2022b chromosome 12, UOR_Ptae_1.2, whole genome shotgun sequence includes these proteins:
- the slc5a3b gene encoding sodium/myo-inositol cotransporter — translation MSPGMEAPDVAVVALYFVLVLVIGFFAMWKSNRSTVSGYFLAGRSMTWIVIGASLFVSNIGSEHFIGLAGSGAASGFAVGAWEFNAVLLLQLLGWVFIPVYIHSGVFTMPEYLSKRYGGNRLKVYFAFLSVLLYIFTRLSVDLYAGALFIQESLGWNLYLSIVLLISMTALLTITGGLVAVLYTDALQAVLMIGGALTLTIISLVKVGGLEGVRAKYMEAVPNVTAIMATGNYSYSPSCPIHPKPNSLRILHGPLDEDIPWPGFILGQTTASIWYWCADQVIVQRVLAAKNIAHAKCSTLMAGILKILPMFIIVIPGMISRILFTDDIACIGPEHCMAVCGSQAGCSNIAYPRLVMAVMPVGLRGLMMAVMIAALMSDLDSIFNSASTIFTLDIYQTFRKKASQRELLIVGRLFVVLMVAVSIAWVPVIIEMQGGQTYLYIQEVAGYLTPPIAALFLLGVFWKRCSEKGAFWGGMTGFILGTIRLVLAFIYRQPRCDQPDTRPAFIAHVHYMYVATALFWISGLVAVVVSLLTSPPDEDQIRTTTVWGLRHVEKLPENKKDREQMYRLTEKSHCIGEATLHKGLPPDVRKEMCLDGADIKLLVPSTDHDPATPSAEASPATTPADRFGKLDEGERHEPSRCIYVMDWFCGFKEPSQDAQPRTPQENARLIAEMLHESPRVKLLLNLGLLIVCSVGIFMFVIFSL, via the coding sequence ATGAGTCCTGGAATGGAAGCGCCTGATGTCGCTGTGGTTGCACTCTACTTTGTCCTGGTACTCGTCATCGGGTTTTTTGCCATGTGGAAATCCAACCGCAGCACTGTGAGCGGTTACTTCCTGGCCGGACGCTCCATGACGTGGATCGTGATCGGCGCCTCGCTCTTCGTGAGTAATATTGGCAGCGAACATTTCATCGGTCTGGCCGGGTCGGGAGCGGCGAGCGGCTTTGCTGTGGGAGCATGGGAATTCAACGCTGTTCTGCTACTGCAGCTGCTCGGCTGGGTGTTCATTCCCGTTTACATCCATTCAGGAGTGTTCACCATGCCCGAGTACCTGTCTAAACGGTATGGTGGCAACCGGCTCAAGGTCTACTTTGCTTTCCTGTCTGTGCTCCTCTACATTTTCACCAGGCTGTCGGTGGACTTGTACGCAGGCGCTCTCTTCATCCAGGAGTCCCTCGGGTGGAACCTTTACCTGTCTATAGTCCTGCTCATTAGCATGACCGCCCTACTCACCATCACCGGTGGGCTGGTAGCTGTTCTGTACACGGATGCCCTTCAGGCTGTGTTGATGATTGGTGGAGCCTTAACATTAACCATCATCAGTCTTGTTAAAGTGGGTGGGCTAGAAGGTGTCAGAGCTAAGTACATGGAAGCTGTCCCCAATGTCACTGCCATAATGGCTACTGGGAACTATTCCTATTCTCCCTCCTGTCCCATCCATCCCAAACCCAACTCCCTTCGCATCCTCCATGGACCTTTGGATGAAGACATTCCATGGCCGGGCTTTATTCTAGGCCAAACCACCGCCTCCATTTGGTACTGGTGTGCCGACCAGGTCATAGTTCAGAGAGTTCTGGCAGCAAAAAACATTGCTCACGCTAAGTGCTCGACACTCATGGCGGGAATCCTTAAGATCCTTCCCATGTTTATAATCGTCATCCCGGGTATGATCTCCCGCATCTTGTTCACAGACGACATTGCCTGCATCGGGCCTGAGCACTGCATGGCCGTGTGCGGCTCTCAGGCGGGCTGCTCCAACATCGCGTATCCTCGTCTGGTCATGGCCGTGATGCCCGTGGGACTCCGCGGTCTGATGATGGCGGTCATGATCGCCGCCCTGATGAGCGATCTCGACTCCATCTTCAACAGTGCGAGTACCATCTTCACCTTGGACATCTACCAAACATTTCGAAAGAAGGCGTCTCAGCGCGAGCTGCTCATCGTGGGTCGTCTGTTCGTGGTGCTCATGGTGGCCGTCAGTATCGCCTGGGTTCCCGTCATCATCGAGATGCAAGGTGGACAGACGTATCTTTACATCCAGGAGGTGGCCGGCTACCTCACCCCCCCCATCGCCGCCCTCTTCCTGCTCGGCGTGTTCTGGAAGCGGTGTAGTGAGAAAGGGGCGTTCTGGGGAGGCATGACCGGTTTCATTCTGGGTACCATCCGACTGGTCCTGGCTTTTATCTACCGCCAGCCTCGCTGCGACCAGCCGGACACCCGACCCGCTTTCATCGCCCACGTCCACTACATGTATGTGGCAACTGCTCTGTTCTGGATTTCAGGCCTTGTGGCTGTGGTGGTCAGTCTACTCACATCTCCGCCTGACGAGGATCAGATTCGCACCACGACAGTGTGGGGACTCCGCCATGTAGAAAAGTTGCCCGAgaacaaaaaagacagagagCAAATGTACAGGCTGACTGAGAAGAGCCACTGCATCGGCGAGGCGACCTTGCACAAAGGTTTGCCCCCAGATGTCAGGAAGGAGATGTGTCTGGACGGTGCCGATATTAAACTCCTGGTTCCGTCCACGGACCACGATCCGGCCACTCCCAGCGCAGAGGCGTCCCCCGCAACCACCCCCGCGGACAGATTCGGCAAACTGGATGAGGGAGAACGCCACGAGCCCAGCCGGTGCATTTACGTTATGGACTGGTTTTGTGGCTTCAAGGAGCCGTCTCAGGACGCTCAACCAAGAACGCCCCAGGAGAACGCGAGGTTGATCGCGGAGATGCTGCACGAGTCCCCGCGAGTCAAACTCCTCCTCAACCTTGGCCTGCTTATTGTCTGCTCCGTGGGCATCTTCATGTTTGTCATTTTCTCGCTGTAG